In the genome of Pseudomonas protegens, one region contains:
- a CDS encoding sulfurtransferase, translating to MPLAQLISPLALDQKKQQPGLVILDCRFALEDPDYGQRSYADGHIAGAHFADLNRDLSGPVIKGVTGRHPLPDPAQLLARLQAWGIDNDSEIVLYDDGPGAFAARAWWLLAWLGKRDGVFMLDGGLKAWHAAGLPLSLDAPEAVAGQFTGQPDHSLLLDAEHLRQRLGQADLTLLDARGLPRFRGEVEPIDPVAGHIPGAQCAAFTDNLDSDGRFLPAQQLKQRFAEKLAGRSPEHLVAYCGSGVTACHNLFALCLAGYPLARLYAGSWSEWITDAQRPVATGD from the coding sequence ATGCCCCTCGCGCAGTTGATCAGCCCGCTTGCCCTGGACCAGAAGAAACAGCAGCCCGGCCTGGTGATTCTGGATTGTCGCTTTGCCCTGGAAGACCCGGATTACGGCCAGCGCAGCTACGCCGACGGGCATATCGCCGGGGCGCATTTCGCCGACCTGAACCGCGATCTGAGCGGGCCGGTGATCAAGGGCGTGACCGGCCGGCATCCGTTGCCGGACCCGGCGCAACTGCTGGCGCGCCTGCAGGCCTGGGGCATCGATAACGACAGCGAAATCGTGCTCTATGACGATGGTCCCGGTGCCTTTGCCGCTCGCGCCTGGTGGTTGCTGGCCTGGCTGGGCAAGCGTGATGGCGTGTTCATGCTCGACGGTGGCCTGAAAGCCTGGCACGCCGCCGGCCTGCCCCTGAGCCTGGATGCGCCGGAGGCCGTGGCCGGACAGTTCACGGGCCAACCCGACCACAGCCTGCTGCTGGATGCCGAACACCTGCGCCAGCGCCTGGGCCAGGCAGACCTGACCCTGCTGGATGCCCGTGGCCTGCCGCGCTTTCGTGGCGAGGTGGAACCCATCGATCCGGTGGCCGGGCATATTCCCGGGGCACAATGCGCGGCGTTCACCGACAACCTGGACAGCGACGGACGCTTTTTGCCGGCGCAGCAGCTCAAGCAGCGTTTTGCCGAAAAACTCGCCGGACGCTCCCCGGAGCACTTGGTGGCTTACTGCGGCTCTGGCGTCACCGCCTGCCACAACCTGTTCGCCCTGTGCCTGGCTGGCTATCCCCTGGCGCGGCTGTATGCCGGGTCGTGGAGCGAATGGATCACCGATGCCCAGCGACCTGTCGCCACCGGCGATTGA
- a CDS encoding AraC family transcriptional regulator has protein sequence MAKSTRESIRFWQTEPLAGVELLAARYIEQRFVPHVHEGYVIGMIMAGAQRYRYRGAEHLAGSGTLVLINPDELHTGAKGVEDGWLYRAFYPDNRQILGLLDELELPSGSLPAFGATLYRDPDLVQGFARLHHLLESPATALQQQTQWREMLLLLLQRHAGVRAPGEPGQEHRAIVQAKELLRSQLAAPPSLEELAAAVNLSPFHFARVFRRATGIPPHTWLMQQRIAKARALLRDGCLPLEVATQLGFADQSHLSRQFKQVYGVAPAAYRSAVLQ, from the coding sequence ATGGCTAAGTCCACCCGGGAGTCGATCCGCTTCTGGCAGACCGAACCCCTGGCCGGGGTCGAGCTGCTGGCGGCGCGCTATATCGAGCAGCGCTTCGTGCCTCATGTGCACGAGGGTTATGTGATCGGCATGATCATGGCCGGGGCCCAGCGCTACCGCTATCGCGGCGCCGAGCACCTGGCGGGCAGCGGCACCCTGGTGCTGATCAACCCGGATGAGCTGCACACCGGCGCCAAGGGCGTCGAGGACGGCTGGCTGTACCGGGCCTTCTACCCGGACAACCGGCAGATTCTCGGCCTGCTGGATGAACTGGAGCTGCCCAGCGGCAGCCTGCCGGCCTTCGGCGCCACCCTGTACCGCGACCCGGACCTGGTGCAGGGTTTTGCCCGCCTGCACCACCTGCTGGAAAGCCCGGCCACGGCCCTGCAACAACAGACCCAATGGCGGGAAATGCTGCTGTTGCTGTTGCAGCGACACGCCGGAGTCCGGGCGCCGGGCGAACCTGGGCAGGAGCACCGGGCGATTGTCCAGGCCAAGGAACTGCTGCGCTCGCAGTTGGCCGCGCCGCCGTCACTGGAGGAGTTGGCGGCGGCGGTGAACCTGTCGCCGTTCCATTTCGCCCGGGTGTTTCGCCGGGCCACCGGGATTCCGCCCCACACCTGGCTGATGCAGCAGCGCATCGCCAAGGCCCGGGCCCTGTTGCGCGATGGCTGCCTGCCGCTGGAAGTGGCCACGCAATTGGGATTTGCCGACCAGAGTCACCTCAGTCGGCAGTTCAAGCAGGTGTATGGGGTGGCGCCGGCGGCTTATCGCAGTGCCGTTCTGCAGTAG
- a CDS encoding hydrolase, whose translation MPDSPDRFIPAFGLGNPHLQTLWGPLWRPTTHLERQRERLWLDDGDFLDLDWHGPHSAEAPLVLVLHGLTGSSNSPYVAGLQQALAARGWASAALNWRGCSGEPNLLPRSYHSGASEDLAAAIAHLRAKRPLAPLYAVGYSLGGNVLLKYLGESGSASPLQGATAVSVPFRLDQCADRIGRGFSKVYQAHFMREMLAYIKDKQRQFQHDGRHEGLATLAQLGPLTKMRTFWDFDGRVTAPLHGFADAHDYYRRASSRYFLGEIRTPTLIIQAADDPFVFPHSLPEASELSASTQFELQAKGGHVGFVGGSLKHPRYYLEQRIPQWLMDLGRHG comes from the coding sequence GTGCCCGACTCGCCTGATCGTTTCATCCCCGCCTTCGGCCTTGGCAACCCGCACCTGCAGACCCTGTGGGGCCCGCTGTGGCGCCCGACCACTCACCTGGAGCGCCAGCGCGAGCGCTTGTGGCTGGACGACGGCGACTTTCTCGATCTGGACTGGCACGGCCCGCATAGCGCCGAAGCCCCTCTGGTGCTGGTGCTGCACGGCCTGACCGGTTCCTCCAACTCTCCCTACGTGGCCGGCCTGCAGCAGGCCCTCGCCGCTCGGGGCTGGGCCAGCGCGGCGCTGAACTGGCGCGGCTGCTCCGGCGAACCCAACCTGCTGCCCCGCAGCTACCACTCCGGCGCCAGCGAAGACCTGGCCGCCGCCATCGCCCACCTGCGGGCCAAGCGTCCGCTGGCGCCGCTGTATGCGGTGGGCTATTCGCTGGGGGGCAATGTGCTGCTCAAGTACCTGGGGGAAAGCGGCAGCGCCAGCCCGTTGCAGGGCGCCACGGCGGTGTCGGTGCCGTTTCGCCTGGACCAGTGCGCCGACCGCATCGGCCGGGGCTTTTCCAAGGTCTACCAGGCGCACTTCATGCGCGAGATGCTGGCCTACATCAAGGACAAGCAGCGCCAGTTCCAGCACGACGGCCGCCATGAAGGCCTGGCCACCCTGGCGCAACTGGGCCCGCTGACCAAGATGCGCACCTTCTGGGACTTCGACGGCCGGGTCACCGCCCCGCTGCATGGCTTTGCCGACGCTCACGACTATTACCGCCGCGCCTCCAGCCGCTATTTCCTCGGCGAAATCCGTACCCCGACCCTGATCATCCAGGCCGCGGACGATCCCTTCGTGTTCCCCCACAGCCTGCCCGAGGCCAGCGAGTTGTCCGCCAGCACCCAGTTCGAACTGCAGGCCAAGGGCGGTCACGTGGGCTTTGTCGGCGGCAGCCTGAAACATCCGCGCTACTACCTGGAACAGCGCATTCCGCAATGGCTGATGGACCTGGGCCGCCATGGCTAA
- the rsmD gene encoding 16S rRNA (guanine(966)-N(2))-methyltransferase RsmD, translating to MARPARPSKKPVHNQHNGVGQLRIIGGEWRSRKLSFPDLPGLRPTPDRVRETLFNWLAPYVAGAKVIDLFAGSGAVFLEALSRGAATGLALDSSSVAISSLREHLGTLRCTVGQAQTADALRYLETQPATPFDLAFLDPPFNQNLLPAACALLEERGWLADDAWIYTESETAPSTLGLPGRWRLHREQKSGQVYYSLWQRMADNAA from the coding sequence ATGGCCCGTCCAGCCCGTCCCAGCAAGAAACCCGTCCATAACCAGCACAATGGCGTGGGCCAGTTGCGCATCATCGGCGGCGAATGGCGCAGCCGTAAGCTGAGCTTCCCCGACCTGCCGGGGCTGCGCCCGACCCCGGACCGGGTGCGCGAAACCCTGTTCAACTGGCTCGCTCCCTATGTCGCCGGGGCCAAGGTCATCGACCTGTTCGCCGGCAGCGGCGCGGTGTTCCTCGAAGCCCTGTCCCGTGGCGCCGCCACGGGCCTGGCCCTGGACAGCAGCAGCGTGGCCATTTCCAGCCTGCGCGAGCACCTGGGCACCCTGCGCTGCACCGTGGGCCAGGCGCAGACCGCCGATGCCCTGCGCTACCTGGAAACCCAGCCGGCGACGCCGTTCGACCTGGCCTTCCTCGACCCGCCGTTCAACCAGAACCTGCTGCCCGCCGCCTGCGCCCTGCTGGAAGAGCGCGGCTGGCTGGCGGACGACGCCTGGATCTACACCGAAAGCGAAACCGCGCCATCGACCCTGGGCCTGCCCGGGCGCTGGCGCCTGCACCGTGAACAAAAATCCGGGCAGGTCTACTACTCGCTGTGGCAACGTATGGCAGACAACGCCGCGTAG
- a CDS encoding M16 family metallopeptidase yields the protein MSKRKNASPVLLGLALVALLTAGGLYLSRSGETNASQALDNAKSSQKLQSLAELDGKAPSHRNLNVQTWNTAEGAKVLFVEARELPMFDMRLIFAAGSSQDGNTSGLALLTNAMLNEGVPGKDVGAIARGFESLGADIGNGAYKDMAVVSLRSLSAVDKRQPALKLFAEVVGKPTFPADSLARIKNQLLAGFEYQKQNPGKLASLELMQRLYGSHPYAHASEGNAKSVPTITQAQLQAFHAKAYTAGNVVIALVGDLSRSDAEAIAAQVSAALPKGPALAKVEQPSEPKASIGHIEFPSSQTSLMLAQLGIDRDDPDYAAVSLGNQILGGGGFGTRLMSEVREKRGLTYGVYSGFTPMQARGPFMINLQTRAEMSEGTLKLVQDVFADYLKNGPTQKELDDAKRELAGSFPLSTASNADIVGQLGAMGFYNLPLSYLEDFMRQSQALTVEQVKAAMNKRLSIDKMVIVSAGPTVAQKPLPPPTDKPAEQPLGVPEH from the coding sequence ATGAGTAAGCGCAAGAATGCTTCACCGGTCCTGCTGGGCCTGGCCCTGGTCGCCCTGCTCACCGCCGGTGGCCTGTACCTGTCGCGCTCCGGCGAGACTAATGCCAGCCAGGCCCTGGACAACGCCAAGAGCAGCCAGAAGCTGCAGTCCCTGGCCGAGCTGGATGGCAAGGCCCCCAGCCATCGCAACCTCAATGTGCAGACCTGGAACACCGCCGAAGGCGCCAAGGTGCTGTTCGTCGAAGCCCGCGAGCTGCCGATGTTCGACATGCGCCTGATCTTCGCCGCCGGCAGCAGCCAGGACGGCAACACCTCCGGCCTGGCCCTGCTGACCAATGCCATGCTCAACGAAGGCGTACCCGGCAAGGATGTGGGCGCCATCGCCCGGGGCTTCGAGAGCCTGGGTGCGGATATCGGCAACGGCGCCTACAAGGACATGGCCGTGGTTTCGCTGCGCAGCCTCAGCGCGGTGGATAAACGCCAGCCGGCGCTGAAGCTGTTCGCCGAAGTGGTGGGCAAGCCGACCTTCCCGGCCGACTCCCTGGCGCGGATCAAGAACCAGCTGCTCGCCGGCTTCGAGTACCAGAAGCAGAACCCCGGCAAGCTGGCCAGCCTGGAACTGATGCAGCGCCTGTACGGCAGCCATCCCTATGCGCATGCCAGCGAAGGCAACGCCAAGAGCGTTCCAACTATCACCCAGGCGCAACTGCAGGCCTTCCACGCCAAGGCCTATACCGCCGGCAACGTGGTGATCGCCCTGGTCGGCGACCTCTCGCGCAGCGACGCCGAAGCGATTGCCGCGCAGGTTTCCGCCGCCCTGCCCAAAGGCCCGGCCCTGGCCAAGGTCGAGCAACCCAGCGAACCCAAGGCCAGCATCGGCCATATCGAATTCCCGTCGAGCCAGACCAGCCTGATGCTGGCGCAACTGGGCATCGACCGTGACGATCCGGACTACGCCGCCGTATCCCTGGGCAACCAGATCCTCGGCGGTGGCGGTTTCGGCACCCGGCTGATGAGCGAAGTGCGCGAGAAACGCGGCCTGACCTACGGCGTCTACTCAGGCTTCACCCCGATGCAGGCCCGCGGCCCGTTCATGATCAACCTGCAGACCCGCGCGGAAATGAGCGAAGGCACCCTGAAACTGGTGCAGGACGTGTTCGCCGACTACCTGAAGAACGGCCCGACCCAGAAGGAACTGGACGACGCCAAGCGTGAACTGGCCGGCAGCTTCCCGCTGTCCACCGCCAGCAACGCCGATATCGTCGGCCAGCTGGGCGCCATGGGCTTCTACAACCTGCCGTTGAGCTACCTGGAAGATTTCATGCGTCAATCCCAGGCACTGACGGTGGAACAGGTCAAGGCCGCCATGAACAAGCGCCTGAGCATCGACAAGATGGTCATCGTCAGCGCCGGCCCCACCGTCGCGCAAAAGCCGTTGCCGCCCCCCACTGACAAACCCGCCGAGCAGCCGCTCGGGGTTCCGGAGCACTGA
- a CDS encoding M16 family metallopeptidase, translated as MNALARRAAGLLLSTVCLPLAALAADPQPTHEFTLDNGLKVVVREDHRAPVVVSQVWYKVGSSYETPGQTGLSHALEHMMFKGSEKVGPGEASLILRDLGAEENAFTSDDFTAYYQVLARDRLGVALELEADRMASLRLPADEFAREIEVIKEERRLRTDDKPLSKAYERFKAMAYPASGYHTPTIGWMADLNRMKVEELRHWYQAWYVPNNATLVVVGDVTPDEVKTLAQRYFGAIPKRDVPPAKIPMELAEPGERLITLHVKTQLPSLMLAFNVPSIATAEDQRSVHALRLAAALLDGGYSARIPTLLERGEELLSNGSTSYDAYTRGDSLFMLSATPNSQKKKTIAQAEAGLWRLLEQLKTTPPSAEELERVRAQVIAGLVYERDSITSQASAIGQLETVGLSWKLMDTELAELQSVTPEDIQKAARTYFTRERMSVAHVLPEESAHE; from the coding sequence ATGAATGCTCTAGCCCGCCGCGCCGCAGGCCTGCTGCTCAGCACAGTTTGTCTGCCCCTTGCAGCCCTGGCTGCCGACCCGCAACCCACCCACGAATTCACCCTCGACAACGGCCTCAAGGTCGTGGTCCGCGAAGATCATCGCGCGCCGGTGGTGGTGTCCCAGGTCTGGTACAAGGTCGGCTCCAGCTACGAAACCCCGGGCCAGACCGGTTTGTCCCACGCCCTGGAACACATGATGTTCAAGGGCAGCGAGAAGGTCGGCCCCGGCGAAGCCTCGTTGATCCTGCGCGACCTGGGCGCCGAAGAGAACGCCTTCACCAGCGACGACTTCACCGCTTATTACCAGGTCCTGGCCCGCGACCGCCTGGGCGTGGCCCTGGAACTGGAAGCCGACCGCATGGCCAGCCTGCGCCTGCCGGCCGACGAGTTCGCCCGCGAGATCGAAGTGATCAAGGAAGAACGCCGCCTGCGCACCGACGACAAGCCGCTGTCCAAGGCCTACGAGCGCTTCAAGGCCATGGCCTACCCGGCCAGCGGCTACCACACGCCGACCATCGGCTGGATGGCCGACCTGAACCGGATGAAGGTCGAGGAACTGCGCCACTGGTACCAGGCCTGGTACGTGCCGAACAACGCCACCCTGGTGGTGGTCGGCGACGTCACTCCGGACGAAGTGAAAACCCTGGCCCAGCGTTACTTCGGCGCCATTCCCAAGCGTGACGTGCCACCGGCGAAGATCCCCATGGAACTGGCCGAGCCCGGCGAGCGCCTGATCACCCTGCACGTGAAGACCCAACTGCCGAGCCTGATGCTGGCCTTCAACGTGCCGAGCATCGCCACCGCCGAGGACCAGCGCTCGGTGCACGCCCTGCGCCTGGCCGCGGCCCTGCTGGACGGCGGCTACAGCGCGCGCATCCCGACCCTGCTGGAGCGTGGCGAAGAACTGCTGTCCAACGGTTCCACCAGCTACGACGCCTACACCCGGGGCGACAGCCTGTTCATGCTCTCGGCCACCCCCAACAGCCAGAAGAAGAAAACCATCGCCCAGGCCGAGGCCGGGCTGTGGCGCCTGCTGGAGCAACTGAAGACCACCCCGCCGTCCGCCGAGGAACTGGAGCGGGTGCGGGCCCAGGTGATCGCCGGGCTGGTCTACGAGCGTGACTCCATCACCAGCCAGGCCAGCGCCATCGGCCAGCTGGAAACCGTCGGCCTGTCGTGGAAGCTGATGGACACCGAGCTGGCGGAACTGCAAAGCGTGACCCCGGAAGACATCCAGAAGGCCGCCCGCACCTATTTCACCCGGGAGCGTATGAGCGTGGCCCACGTACTGCCTGAGGAGTCCGCTCATGAGTAA
- the ftsY gene encoding signal recognition particle-docking protein FtsY translates to MFGSNDDKKTPAAAGEKKGLFGWLRKKPQEPVVEQPQVPVEPVPAPVIETAPSVAPSEPVVLSTGEPVLQPRVEAEPVAAAAPELPLTPSPEHKPWLTLPVAEEPVALVEDTQAEHVAPPIPALAAAPEPVVEAPVVAPAPVLEVHTPVAPVFVAPEPAAPAPAPAPAPAPAPAPAPAPAPVAEPVAQAAEPEPVVEPVRPAEENKVGFFARLKQGLSKTSASIGEGMASLFLGKKAIDDDLLEDLETRLLTADVGVEATSVIIQNLTQKVARKQLTDSDALYASLQAELTSMLKPVEQPLKIVAQNKPFVILVVGVNGAGKTTTIGKLAKKLQLEGKKVMLAAGDTFRAAAVEQLQVWGERNKIPVIAQHTGADSASVIFDAVQAAKARGIDVLIADTAGRLHTKDNLMEELKKVRRVIGKLDADAPHEVLLVLDAGTGQNAINQAKQFNQTVELTGLALTKLDGTAKGGVIFALAKQFGLPIRYIGVGEGIDDLRTFEAEPFVQALFAERERS, encoded by the coding sequence ATGTTTGGTTCCAACGACGACAAAAAGACCCCAGCCGCGGCTGGCGAGAAGAAAGGCCTGTTCGGATGGCTGCGCAAAAAGCCGCAGGAACCCGTCGTCGAACAGCCGCAAGTGCCTGTCGAGCCCGTACCGGCTCCGGTCATTGAAACCGCACCCAGCGTCGCCCCGAGCGAGCCGGTGGTGCTGTCGACCGGCGAGCCGGTGCTGCAACCCCGGGTCGAGGCCGAGCCGGTCGCGGCCGCCGCGCCCGAGCTGCCCCTGACTCCGAGCCCGGAGCACAAGCCCTGGCTGACGCTGCCGGTTGCGGAAGAGCCGGTGGCGCTGGTGGAGGACACCCAGGCGGAGCATGTCGCGCCGCCGATTCCGGCCCTGGCCGCTGCGCCTGAACCGGTGGTCGAAGCCCCGGTTGTCGCTCCGGCGCCAGTGCTCGAAGTGCACACTCCGGTAGCGCCGGTCTTCGTCGCCCCCGAGCCTGCTGCTCCTGCTCCTGCTCCTGCTCCTGCTCCTGCTCCTGCTCCTGCTCCTGCTCCTGCTCCTGCTCCTGTTGCCGAGCCGGTTGCCCAAGCGGCGGAGCCCGAGCCTGTGGTCGAGCCAGTCCGTCCTGCTGAAGAGAACAAGGTCGGTTTCTTCGCCCGTTTGAAGCAGGGCCTGTCCAAGACCAGCGCCAGTATCGGCGAAGGCATGGCCAGCCTGTTCCTGGGCAAGAAGGCCATCGATGACGACTTGCTGGAAGATCTGGAAACCCGCCTGCTGACCGCCGACGTCGGGGTCGAGGCGACTTCGGTGATCATCCAGAACCTGACCCAGAAGGTGGCGCGCAAGCAGCTCACCGATTCCGACGCGCTGTATGCCTCGTTGCAGGCCGAACTCACCAGCATGCTCAAGCCGGTGGAGCAGCCGCTGAAAATCGTCGCCCAGAACAAGCCTTTCGTGATCCTGGTGGTGGGCGTCAACGGCGCCGGCAAGACCACCACCATCGGCAAGCTGGCGAAGAAGCTGCAGCTGGAAGGCAAGAAAGTCATGCTGGCCGCTGGCGACACCTTCCGCGCCGCGGCGGTGGAGCAACTGCAAGTCTGGGGCGAACGCAACAAGATCCCGGTGATCGCCCAGCACACCGGCGCCGATTCCGCCTCGGTGATCTTCGATGCGGTGCAGGCGGCGAAGGCCCGCGGTATCGATGTGCTGATCGCCGACACGGCGGGGCGCCTGCACACCAAAGACAATCTGATGGAAGAGCTGAAGAAAGTCCGTCGGGTGATCGGCAAGCTCGACGCCGATGCGCCCCACGAAGTGCTGCTGGTGCTGGACGCCGGTACTGGCCAGAACGCCATCAACCAGGCCAAGCAATTCAACCAGACCGTGGAACTGACCGGCCTGGCCCTGACCAAGCTCGATGGCACGGCCAAGGGCGGGGTGATCTTCGCCCTGGCCAAGCAGTTCGGCCTGCCGATTCGCTATATCGGGGTCGGTGAAGGCATCGACGACTTGCGTACCTTTGAAGCCGAACCCTTTGTCCAGGCACTGTTTGCCGAGCGGGAGCGTTCATGA
- the ftsE gene encoding cell division ATP-binding protein FtsE — protein sequence MIRFEQVGKRYPNGHVGLHELSFRVRRGEFLFVTGHSGAGKSTLLRLLLAMERPTSGKLLLAGQDLGQISNAQIPFLRRQIGVVFQNHQLLFDRTVFNNVALPLQILGLSKAEIAKRVDSALERVALSDKTDLYPGDLSTGQQQRVGIARAIVHRPALLLADEPTGNLDPRLAAEIMGVFEDINRLGTSVLIASHDLALIARMRHRMLTLQRGRLIGDGEAGV from the coding sequence ATGATTCGTTTCGAACAGGTCGGTAAGCGCTATCCCAATGGCCACGTTGGCCTGCATGAGCTGAGCTTTCGCGTCCGTCGCGGCGAATTCCTGTTTGTCACCGGCCACTCCGGCGCCGGCAAGAGCACCTTGCTGCGCCTGCTGCTGGCCATGGAGCGCCCGACCTCGGGCAAGCTGCTGCTGGCCGGCCAGGACCTGGGGCAGATCAGCAACGCGCAGATCCCGTTCCTGCGGCGGCAGATCGGCGTGGTGTTCCAGAACCACCAATTGCTGTTCGATCGCACCGTGTTCAACAACGTGGCGCTGCCGTTGCAGATCCTCGGTCTGTCCAAGGCGGAAATCGCCAAGCGGGTGGATTCGGCCCTGGAGCGCGTGGCCCTGTCGGACAAGACCGATCTGTACCCCGGCGACCTGTCCACAGGCCAGCAACAGCGCGTGGGCATTGCCCGGGCCATCGTCCACCGTCCGGCCCTGCTGCTGGCGGACGAGCCCACCGGTAACCTCGACCCGCGTCTTGCGGCGGAAATCATGGGCGTGTTCGAAGATATCAACCGCCTGGGCACCAGCGTGCTGATCGCCAGTCACGACCTGGCGCTGATCGCGCGCATGCGTCACCGCATGCTGACCCTGCAGCGCGGCCGACTGATCGGTGACGGGGAGGCCGGCGTATGA
- the ftsX gene encoding permease-like cell division protein FtsX, protein MSATRTPKVAERVAPKASEAPPPKKKRDEDDGPDFATLLHAWIESHRASLLDSLRRLGKQPIGSFFTCLVMAVALSLPMGLSLLLNNVERLGGSWQRAAQISLYLELGASAAEGEKLSTEIKGLPGVADAEFISKEKALEEFQQQSGLGEALRELPHNPLPGVVLVTPNEVDKATLEALRQRLADMPKVQLAQLDLVWVERLAAILKLGDRFVFGLTVLLVSALLLVIGNTIRLHIENRRTEIEVIKLVGGTDSYVRRPFLYMGALYGFGAGILSWGVLAFGLDWLNDAVVGLAGLYGSDFALAGVPVADGLSLLLGAVLLGYIGAWIAVARHLRELAPK, encoded by the coding sequence ATGAGTGCAACACGTACCCCTAAAGTGGCGGAGCGCGTAGCGCCCAAGGCTTCCGAAGCGCCGCCACCAAAGAAAAAACGCGACGAAGACGACGGCCCGGATTTCGCCACGCTATTGCACGCCTGGATCGAAAGCCATCGTGCCAGCCTGCTGGACAGCCTGCGGCGCCTGGGCAAGCAGCCCATCGGCAGCTTCTTTACCTGCCTGGTGATGGCCGTGGCCCTGAGCCTGCCCATGGGGCTGTCGCTGCTGCTCAACAACGTCGAACGCCTGGGCGGTTCCTGGCAGCGGGCGGCGCAGATTTCGCTGTACCTGGAGCTGGGTGCCTCGGCGGCCGAGGGCGAGAAACTCAGTACAGAGATCAAGGGCCTGCCCGGGGTGGCGGATGCCGAGTTCATCAGCAAGGAAAAGGCCCTGGAAGAGTTCCAGCAGCAGTCCGGGCTGGGCGAGGCCTTGCGCGAGTTGCCGCACAACCCGTTGCCGGGTGTGGTGCTGGTGACGCCGAACGAGGTGGACAAGGCTACGCTTGAGGCCTTGCGCCAGCGTCTGGCGGACATGCCCAAGGTGCAATTGGCGCAGCTGGACCTGGTCTGGGTCGAGCGACTGGCGGCGATCCTCAAGCTGGGGGACCGTTTTGTCTTCGGTCTGACGGTGCTGTTGGTTTCTGCATTACTTTTGGTGATAGGCAATACCATTCGTCTTCATATTGAAAACCGCCGCACCGAGATAGAAGTGATTAAACTCGTCGGCGGCACGGACAGCTATGTGCGACGTCCCTTCCTTTATATGGGCGCGCTGTATGGCTTCGGTGCGGGGATTCTGTCCTGGGGCGTACTGGCGTTCGGCCTGGATTGGCTGAACGACGCGGTGGTCGGTCTGGCTGGCCTGTATGGCAGTGATTTTGCCCTTGCGGGAGTGCCGGTCGCCGATGGTCTGTCGCTCTTGCTTGGGGCGGTGCTGTTGGGTTATATCGGTGCGTGGATTGCGGTGGCCCGCCACCTGAGGGAGCTGGCACCGAAGTAA
- the rpoH gene encoding RNA polymerase sigma factor RpoH, whose translation MTTSLQPAYALVPGANLEAYVHTVNSIPLLTPEQERELAESLYYEQDLEAARQMVLAHLRFVVHIARSYSGYGLAQADLIQEGNVGLMKAVKRFNPEMGVRLVSFAVHWIKAEIHEFILRNWRIVKVATTKAQRKLFFNLRSQKKRLAWLNNEEVHRVAESLGVEPREVREMESRLTGQDMAFDPAAEADDDSAFQSPANYLEDHRYDPALQLEDADWSDNSTHNLHEALEVLDERSRDILYQRWLAEEKATLHDLAQKYNVSAERIRQLEKSAMNKLKLSIAA comes from the coding sequence ATGACCACTTCTTTGCAACCTGCTTACGCATTGGTTCCAGGCGCCAACCTGGAGGCCTATGTGCACACGGTGAACAGCATTCCATTGCTGACGCCCGAGCAGGAGCGTGAACTGGCCGAGAGTCTCTACTATGAGCAGGATCTTGAGGCGGCTCGGCAGATGGTGCTCGCCCACCTGCGTTTTGTCGTACATATCGCCCGCAGCTATTCCGGCTACGGGCTGGCCCAGGCCGACCTGATCCAGGAAGGCAACGTTGGCCTGATGAAAGCCGTGAAGCGCTTCAACCCGGAAATGGGCGTGCGCCTGGTGTCCTTTGCCGTGCACTGGATCAAGGCAGAGATTCACGAGTTCATCCTGCGTAACTGGCGGATTGTCAAAGTCGCGACCACCAAGGCCCAGCGCAAGCTGTTCTTTAACCTGCGCAGCCAGAAGAAGCGTCTGGCCTGGCTGAACAATGAAGAAGTGCATCGCGTGGCGGAAAGCCTGGGCGTCGAGCCCCGTGAAGTGCGCGAGATGGAAAGCCGTCTGACCGGCCAGGACATGGCCTTCGATCCGGCCGCTGAAGCGGACGACGACAGCGCCTTCCAATCGCCGGCCAACTACCTGGAAGACCATCGTTACGACCCGGCGCTGCAACTGGAAGATGCCGATTGGAGCGACAACTCCACCCACAACCTGCACGAAGCGCTGGAAGTGCTGGACGAGCGTAGCCGCGACATTCTCTACCAGCGCTGGTTGGCCGAAGAGAAAGCCACGCTGCACGACCTGGCGCAGAAGTACAACGTTTCCGCCGAGCGTATTCGCCAGCTGGAAAAAAGCGCGATGAACAAACTGAAACTGTCCATCGCCGCCTAA